Proteins encoded together in one uncultured Desulfosarcina sp. window:
- a CDS encoding 5-formyltetrahydrofolate cyclo-ligase: MDEVREKKQEIRNEIATFFDALEDEILEANTTIIENRLFEFANFLESKIVMLYVNAENEVGTQNIIKRAYEYSKIVVLPAFDAPRSTMKLMKVDNPDKDLAMGPRGILQPDPAKCKTVPLDCIDIAIVPGIAMDEKGGRIGSGDGYYDRIIPDLPMTTRKVGLVFEGQMVPQVPMESHDKHVDIIITEKRVIYKI, translated from the coding sequence ATGGATGAAGTTCGGGAGAAGAAACAGGAAATCAGAAACGAAATCGCTACATTTTTCGACGCGCTCGAAGATGAGATACTGGAGGCCAACACAACGATTATCGAAAATCGACTCTTTGAATTCGCCAATTTTCTCGAATCCAAGATCGTCATGCTTTACGTGAATGCCGAGAACGAAGTCGGCACGCAGAACATCATCAAGCGGGCCTACGAGTACAGCAAGATTGTGGTGCTGCCCGCATTCGACGCGCCCCGGTCAACCATGAAACTGATGAAGGTGGACAATCCGGACAAGGACCTGGCCATGGGACCGCGCGGGATTCTTCAGCCGGACCCGGCCAAGTGCAAAACGGTGCCGCTGGATTGTATCGACATTGCCATCGTTCCGGGGATCGCCATGGACGAAAAAGGCGGGCGCATCGGTTCCGGAGACGGATATTACGACCGGATCATTCCCGATCTGCCCATGACCACCCGCAAGGTGGGTCTGGTGTTCGAAGGCCAGATGGTTCCGCAGGTTCCCATGGAATCCCATGACAAGCATGTGGATATCATCATCACCGAAAAACGGGTGATCTACAAAATATAA
- a CDS encoding PAS domain S-box protein, translated as MTTKAPSPNEPTPPKHSLSTAEEGEPDIGQPSRENYQALIDERNGLKKKLADCSQLLTASRTGLISLDKAGLIDGVNAQAVKMLGADRSYLLKKPISLFIAPEDQSVFYINRSRVFSGESQAPFEIKLKKKDGTLWSGWVNAQPLETPNQRLPGMLLAVEDISPYRQAIESLQFKEDFVNLLFSIIDDLAIWSTADIDEIIFYCLEKVGLISKAERVYVCLFHDRGTRLTITHEWTAEGVDSPSSNLQDTDLAPFSAILKPTKQGGAIAVEDLAEMAPDLRAAHETFHAAGVKSLMITPLFYGRRLLGVIGCDAVRQPVAWPRDTRSLIKCVGGAIVNALLRRRIQDAPAKTQTPLFQFVAPAPATSGEDVFEYEGPIEVIDTAPKPAAGQEAVWRIEAGEPDDPEELGTALLKDGKTANVACKNCNRQKLIDISEIRTLGTRIKATCICGHEMFFKVELRREHRKTVNLEGVFIRGPGDRIAMKSDDWGGIRINNLSRNGIGFKILENQDIRVKDRFRVKFTLDNTARSVIQKEVVVRSVTDKIVGCQFTGTDACDVTLGFYMMT; from the coding sequence ATGACCACGAAAGCCCCTTCTCCAAACGAACCCACGCCACCCAAGCATTCGTTATCCACAGCCGAAGAGGGAGAGCCGGACATCGGTCAGCCGTCCCGAGAGAATTATCAGGCGCTGATCGATGAACGCAACGGGCTTAAAAAGAAACTGGCCGACTGTTCCCAATTGTTGACGGCGTCGCGTACCGGCCTGATTTCACTGGACAAGGCAGGACTCATCGACGGCGTCAACGCGCAGGCTGTAAAGATGCTGGGCGCCGACCGCTCCTATTTACTGAAAAAGCCCATCAGCCTGTTCATCGCCCCGGAAGACCAGTCCGTTTTCTATATCAATCGCAGCCGGGTCTTTTCCGGTGAATCGCAGGCGCCCTTCGAAATCAAACTGAAAAAGAAAGACGGGACACTGTGGTCCGGGTGGGTCAACGCCCAGCCGCTGGAGACGCCCAACCAGCGCCTTCCCGGAATGCTCCTGGCCGTGGAGGACATCAGCCCCTACCGGCAGGCTATCGAGTCACTGCAATTCAAGGAGGATTTCGTCAACCTGCTGTTTTCCATCATCGACGACCTTGCCATCTGGTCCACCGCCGATATCGATGAAATTATTTTTTACTGTTTAGAAAAGGTCGGCCTGATTTCCAAGGCGGAGCGCGTCTATGTCTGCCTTTTCCATGATCGCGGAACGCGCCTGACCATCACTCACGAGTGGACCGCAGAAGGTGTCGATTCGCCGTCCTCCAACCTTCAGGATACGGACCTGGCACCGTTCTCCGCAATTCTGAAGCCGACGAAGCAGGGCGGCGCCATCGCGGTTGAAGACCTGGCCGAAATGGCTCCGGACCTTCGCGCCGCGCACGAGACATTTCATGCTGCCGGCGTCAAATCGCTGATGATCACGCCGCTGTTTTACGGCCGCCGGCTGCTGGGCGTTATCGGCTGCGACGCCGTCCGGCAGCCTGTCGCCTGGCCGCGGGACACCCGCAGCCTGATCAAATGCGTCGGGGGAGCCATCGTCAATGCGCTTCTCCGACGGCGGATTCAGGATGCCCCGGCCAAAACCCAAACGCCTCTTTTCCAGTTCGTCGCTCCGGCTCCGGCAACCTCGGGCGAAGACGTTTTCGAATACGAAGGCCCCATCGAGGTTATCGACACCGCACCGAAACCGGCTGCCGGGCAAGAGGCTGTCTGGCGGATCGAAGCCGGCGAACCGGACGACCCGGAGGAGTTGGGAACGGCCCTGCTGAAAGACGGCAAAACGGCCAATGTCGCCTGCAAGAACTGCAACCGCCAGAAGCTGATCGATATTTCGGAAATTCGAACCCTGGGCACCCGGATCAAGGCGACCTGCATCTGCGGCCACGAGATGTTCTTCAAGGTCGAGCTTCGCCGCGAGCATCGAAAAACGGTCAATCTGGAGGGAGTGTTCATTCGTGGTCCGGGCGACCGGATCGCCATGAAGTCCGACGATTGGGGCGGAATCCGGATCAACAACCTCTCCCGCAATGGAATCGGATTTAAAATTCTCGAAAATCAAGACATCCGGGTCAAGGACCGCTTCCGGGTGAAGTTTACCCTGGACAACACGGCCCGTTCGGTGATCCAGAAAGAAGTGGTGGTTCGTTCGGTGACCGATAAAATTGTCGGCTGCCAGTTTACCGGCACAGACGCCTGCGACGTGACCCTCGGTTTTTACATGATGACCTGA
- a CDS encoding methyl-accepting chemotaxis protein → MNLINNLKIRTKLLVAFSIMVVFIGVIGITGYSSVKGIQTELENIFSVQMPSIDYLIEADRDLQQLLVAERSMMFTDPDSELFRQFVEEYETNFKQSASRWDKYKALASTAAEKELFSVYDQARMAWQKSSKEVVEMARQGSTQRAIALTLGDAKTHFEQMRDQLDKLTEINLELAKKSREKAHATYKATLATLLTTVLLGVAVGVVLAWFISRLITRPVNAMVDGLKDIAQGEGDLTKRLAEGAKDELGDLATWFNTFMDKLQDLIKQIASGVETLSSSSTELSAISEQMTQGIRNVTDKANTVSSAAEEMNANMNNVAAAMEQSATNTNMVATAAEEMSSTIGEIARNSEKARGISDEAATKASTASTNMDQLGSAANSIGKVVETITEISEQVNLLALNATIEAARAGEAGKGFAVVANEIKELAKQTAEATGDIKQKIEGIQGTTTTTVDQIAEITQVINDVNEVVTNIATSVEEQSAATREIANNVAQASTGIQEVNENVNQSSAVSAEISQDIAGVSTSMDEMSTSSGQVNLSAQELSQLSESLKRMVEQFKV, encoded by the coding sequence ATGAACTTGATCAACAACTTGAAAATCAGAACGAAACTGCTGGTTGCATTCAGTATCATGGTGGTATTCATCGGGGTGATCGGCATCACCGGCTACAGCAGCGTGAAAGGCATTCAGACCGAGCTGGAGAACATCTTCTCCGTGCAAATGCCCAGCATCGACTATTTAATCGAGGCCGACCGCGACTTGCAGCAACTGCTGGTAGCCGAGCGCTCCATGATGTTCACCGATCCCGATTCGGAGCTGTTCCGCCAGTTCGTTGAAGAATACGAAACCAATTTCAAGCAATCCGCTTCTCGCTGGGACAAGTACAAGGCCCTTGCCAGCACCGCGGCGGAAAAAGAGCTGTTCAGTGTTTACGACCAAGCCCGGATGGCGTGGCAAAAAAGCTCAAAAGAAGTTGTCGAAATGGCCAGGCAAGGAAGCACTCAGCGGGCCATCGCCCTGACCCTGGGCGATGCCAAAACGCACTTCGAACAGATGCGCGACCAGTTGGACAAGCTGACCGAAATCAACCTCGAATTGGCCAAAAAATCCCGCGAGAAGGCCCATGCCACCTACAAAGCGACCCTCGCCACGCTGCTGACGACCGTCCTGCTCGGGGTTGCAGTGGGCGTTGTGCTGGCCTGGTTCATCTCCCGTCTGATCACCCGGCCGGTCAACGCCATGGTTGACGGTCTCAAGGACATCGCCCAAGGCGAAGGCGACCTTACCAAACGCCTGGCGGAAGGCGCCAAGGACGAGCTGGGCGATCTGGCGACCTGGTTCAATACCTTCATGGACAAACTTCAGGATCTCATCAAACAGATTGCCAGCGGGGTCGAGACCCTTTCCTCCTCCTCCACCGAGCTGTCGGCCATTTCCGAACAGATGACCCAGGGCATCCGGAACGTCACGGACAAAGCCAATACCGTCTCGTCCGCGGCCGAGGAAATGAACGCCAACATGAACAACGTGGCCGCCGCCATGGAGCAGTCCGCCACCAACACCAACATGGTAGCCACCGCCGCCGAGGAGATGTCCTCCACCATCGGAGAAATCGCGCGGAATTCCGAAAAGGCCCGCGGTATTTCCGATGAAGCGGCCACTAAGGCCTCTACCGCCTCCACCAATATGGACCAGTTAGGCAGCGCGGCCAACTCCATCGGCAAGGTGGTGGAGACCATCACCGAAATCTCCGAACAGGTCAACCTGCTGGCCCTCAACGCCACCATCGAGGCGGCCCGGGCCGGCGAGGCCGGCAAGGGCTTTGCCGTAGTGGCCAACGAGATCAAGGAACTGGCCAAGCAGACCGCCGAGGCCACCGGGGACATCAAGCAGAAGATCGAGGGGATTCAGGGAACAACCACTACCACCGTAGACCAGATTGCCGAGATTACCCAGGTAATCAACGACGTCAACGAGGTGGTGACGAACATCGCCACTTCCGTAGAAGAACAGTCGGCGGCCACCAGGGAAATCGCCAACAACGTGGCGCAGGCTTCCACCGGTATTCAGGAGGTCAACGAAAACGTCAATCAGAGTTCTGCCGTCTCGGCTGAAATCTCCCAGGACATTGCCGGCGTGAGCACATCCATGGACGAGATGTCCACCAGCAGCGGTCAGGTCAATCTCAGCGCCCAGGAATTATCCCAGTTGTCCGAAAGCCTGAAACGGATGGTGGAGCAGTTCAAGGTGTAA
- the thrC gene encoding threonine synthase, translated as MKLDQFPEAIRPHLIPKPGGEMIYRCLGCQKEHGIETLLYTCPDCGSVLLLHDRRFERLKAINGETWRQIFDYRRMLKDPAVKGIYRYHEFIGPVIPLSSVVYLGEGHTPIVEANARLQAKAGIRFFYKNDGQNPSASFKDRGMASALSYINFLIQEGHVDEVLSICASTGDTSAAAALYAAYLKPKIKSAVLLPHKKVTPQQLSQPLGSGADVFEIPGVFDDCMKVVEALSERYNVALLNSKNAWRILGQESYSYEIAQDFDYAMADKVVVVPIGNAGNITAVMSGFLKFFEAGIIDALPKIVGVQSVHANPVYRYYRQPEDGPRKFVPMTVKPSVAQAAMIGNPVSMPRVIHLVERYNRTAGAVRVSFAEVTEQDIMDWQLTANRNGHIACTHGGESLAGLIKAMQNGDVDSKETAIVDSTAHALKFAGFQDMYFQDSFPDGYTVRPNPNLVNRPRYVRPDAIKEVPEAGRPLEGEAFDRFVDAVSREIAESLDLKKKV; from the coding sequence GTGAAACTCGACCAGTTCCCCGAAGCGATCCGGCCGCACCTGATCCCCAAGCCGGGCGGCGAGATGATCTATCGCTGCCTGGGCTGTCAGAAGGAGCACGGCATCGAAACGCTGCTGTACACCTGCCCGGACTGCGGCAGCGTCCTGCTCCTGCATGACCGCCGGTTCGAACGTCTCAAAGCCATCAACGGCGAGACGTGGCGGCAAATTTTCGACTACCGGCGCATGCTCAAGGACCCGGCCGTCAAGGGCATCTATCGCTACCACGAGTTTATCGGCCCCGTGATTCCCCTGTCTTCCGTGGTGTATCTGGGAGAAGGCCACACGCCCATAGTAGAGGCCAACGCGCGCCTGCAGGCAAAGGCGGGCATCCGCTTCTTCTATAAAAACGACGGCCAGAACCCCAGCGCCTCCTTCAAGGACCGGGGGATGGCCAGCGCCCTGAGCTACATCAATTTTCTCATCCAGGAAGGGCATGTGGACGAGGTCCTCTCCATCTGCGCCTCCACGGGAGACACCAGCGCCGCCGCGGCCCTGTATGCCGCCTATCTCAAGCCGAAAATCAAGTCGGCGGTCCTGCTGCCCCACAAGAAGGTGACCCCGCAGCAGCTTTCCCAGCCTCTGGGCAGCGGCGCGGATGTTTTCGAGATCCCCGGTGTTTTCGACGACTGCATGAAGGTTGTCGAAGCCCTTTCCGAGCGATACAACGTGGCCCTGCTCAACTCCAAAAACGCCTGGCGCATCCTGGGCCAGGAGTCCTATTCCTATGAGATCGCGCAGGATTTCGACTACGCCATGGCGGACAAGGTGGTCGTTGTGCCCATCGGCAACGCGGGAAACATCACCGCCGTGATGAGCGGATTTCTCAAATTTTTCGAAGCCGGCATCATCGACGCCCTGCCCAAGATCGTCGGCGTTCAGTCCGTGCATGCCAACCCGGTCTATCGATACTATCGCCAGCCCGAAGACGGGCCGCGCAAGTTCGTGCCCATGACCGTCAAACCCAGCGTGGCCCAGGCCGCCATGATCGGCAACCCGGTTTCCATGCCCCGGGTGATCCACCTGGTGGAGCGTTACAACCGGACCGCCGGCGCCGTTCGGGTGTCCTTTGCCGAGGTGACCGAACAGGACATCATGGACTGGCAGCTCACGGCCAACCGCAACGGTCACATCGCCTGCACCCATGGCGGCGAGTCGCTGGCCGGGCTGATAAAAGCCATGCAAAACGGCGATGTCGATTCCAAAGAGACGGCCATCGTGGACTCCACCGCCCACGCCCTGAAGTTCGCCGGCTTTCAGGATATGTATTTTCAGGACAGCTTCCCCGATGGATATACCGTCCGGCCGAACCCGAATCTGGTCAACCGGCCGCGCTATGTCCGTCCGGACGCCATCAAAGAAGTCCCGGAAGCGGGCCGGCCGCTGGAAGGGGAGGCATTCGACCGTTTCGTCGATGCCGTATCCAGGGAGATTGCCGAATCGCTGGATCTGAAGAAGAAGGTCTGA
- a CDS encoding protein-L-isoaspartate(D-aspartate) O-methyltransferase, which translates to MPVKYQRLRNEMVTKQIIARGISDPRVISALRTVPRHLFVSEAMMDQAYGDFPLPIGEQQTISQPYIVAEMTQALQLTPDDRVLEIGTGSGYQAAVLAQIAYRVYTVERIHSLYTRTRKLFDQLRYHNIVTRYSDGTIGWKEHSPYDAIIVTAGAPEIPTVLVNQLAMGGRLVIPVGDRHTQDLIKLVRDEQGIHQSNLGGCRFVKLIGEHGWRER; encoded by the coding sequence ATGCCGGTGAAATATCAGCGCCTGAGAAATGAAATGGTCACCAAGCAGATCATCGCCCGCGGGATCAGCGATCCCCGGGTGATATCGGCCCTGCGCACCGTTCCCCGCCATCTGTTTGTCAGCGAAGCCATGATGGATCAGGCCTATGGCGACTTTCCCCTGCCCATCGGCGAACAGCAGACCATCTCCCAGCCGTATATCGTGGCCGAAATGACCCAGGCCCTGCAACTGACCCCCGACGACCGGGTGCTGGAAATCGGCACCGGCTCCGGATACCAGGCGGCCGTTCTGGCCCAGATCGCCTACCGGGTATATACGGTCGAGCGCATCCACTCTTTGTACACGCGAACCCGCAAGCTGTTTGATCAACTGCGCTACCATAACATCGTCACCCGCTATTCGGACGGAACCATCGGCTGGAAGGAACACAGCCCCTACGATGCCATCATCGTCACCGCCGGGGCCCCCGAGATTCCGACCGTGCTTGTCAACCAACTGGCCATGGGCGGGCGGCTGGTGATTCCGGTGGGCGACCGCCATACCCAGGACCTGATCAAGCTGGTCCGTGACGAACAGGGAATCCACCAGTCCAACCTGGGCGGGTGCCGCTTTGTCAAGCTCATCGGTGAGCACGGGTGGAGAGAACGGTAA
- the serS gene encoding serine--tRNA ligase produces the protein MLEIKLVRENLELVKTAMRNRGTDFDFEAFQSHDDRRKRILFELEELRRQRNSVSDQIAEMKRNKENADAIIEKMRTVSTTIKGLEKEVAESEAALDEMIMALPNIPHESVPVGRDENDNPVVKTVGEPKAFTYEPLPHWTIGENLGILDFARAAKIAGARFPLYLGKGARLERALINFMLDLHTGEHGYKEVLPPFIVNRKTMTGTGQLPKFEEDLFKLENLDYFLIPTAEVPVTNIHQEEVLDASLLPVYYTAYTPCFRSEAGSYGKDTRGLIRQHQFNKVELVKFARPETSYDELESLLDNAETVLRRLELPYRVIDLCTGDIGFSSAKTYDIEVWMPSQGVYREISSCSNFEDFQARRANIRFKEKGKKGTRLVHTLNGSGLAVGRTLAALLENCQQEDGSVVIPEALRPYMGGMEVIAS, from the coding sequence ATGCTGGAAATCAAGCTCGTCAGAGAAAATTTGGAACTGGTTAAAACCGCCATGCGAAACCGTGGCACCGACTTTGACTTCGAGGCGTTTCAGTCCCACGACGACCGCCGCAAACGCATCCTGTTCGAACTCGAGGAACTCCGCCGGCAGCGCAACAGCGTCTCCGACCAGATCGCCGAAATGAAGCGCAACAAAGAAAACGCGGATGCCATCATCGAAAAGATGCGCACGGTGTCCACAACCATCAAAGGCCTCGAAAAAGAAGTCGCCGAGAGCGAAGCGGCGCTGGACGAGATGATCATGGCCCTGCCCAACATCCCCCATGAAAGCGTGCCGGTGGGCAGGGACGAAAACGACAACCCGGTGGTAAAAACGGTGGGAGAACCGAAGGCGTTCACCTACGAACCCCTGCCCCACTGGACCATCGGAGAAAACCTGGGCATTCTGGATTTTGCCCGCGCCGCCAAAATCGCCGGCGCCCGCTTTCCGCTCTACCTGGGCAAGGGTGCCCGTCTGGAGCGCGCCCTGATCAATTTCATGCTGGATCTGCATACCGGCGAGCACGGCTACAAGGAAGTCCTGCCGCCGTTTATCGTCAACCGCAAGACCATGACCGGCACCGGCCAGCTGCCGAAGTTCGAAGAAGATCTGTTCAAGCTGGAGAATCTTGATTATTTTCTCATTCCCACGGCTGAAGTCCCGGTCACCAACATCCACCAGGAGGAGGTCCTGGACGCTTCCCTGCTGCCGGTGTACTACACCGCCTACACCCCTTGCTTTCGCTCCGAAGCCGGCTCCTATGGCAAGGACACCCGCGGGCTGATCCGCCAGCACCAGTTCAACAAGGTGGAACTGGTCAAGTTTGCCCGGCCGGAAACCTCCTATGACGAACTGGAATCCCTTCTGGACAACGCCGAAACGGTTCTGCGCCGCCTGGAATTGCCCTACCGGGTCATCGACCTGTGCACGGGGGACATCGGTTTTTCGTCGGCCAAGACCTATGACATCGAAGTCTGGATGCCCTCCCAGGGGGTTTACCGGGAAATCTCTTCTTGCAGCAATTTCGAGGATTTCCAGGCCCGACGGGCCAACATCCGCTTCAAGGAAAAAGGGAAAAAGGGCACCCGTCTGGTGCATACCCTCAACGGCAGCGGTCTGGCCGTCGGCCGAACCCTGGCCGCCCTGCTGGAGAACTGTCAACAGGAGGACGGCAGCGTCGTCATCCCGGAAGCGCTCAGGCCGTACATGGGCGGAATGGAAGTGATTGCATCGTGA
- a CDS encoding YqaA family protein, with product MLRRLYDWVLHWAATPYGTWALFLLAFAESSFFPIPPDVLLIALCVARPDRSLKYALICAVGSILGGCLGYLIGWQFMASIGSRIVEFYGLSDKVAYIETLYNTYDAWAVGIAGFTPIPYKVFTIAAGMFKIDFTVFILASAVSRSARFFLVGGLIYLFGPRIQRFIDRYFNLLAIVFTVLLVGSFILIKYLF from the coding sequence ATGCTCAGACGCCTGTATGACTGGGTGCTGCACTGGGCGGCCACCCCTTACGGCACCTGGGCCCTCTTTCTGCTGGCCTTTGCCGAATCCTCCTTTTTTCCCATTCCACCGGATGTATTGCTGATCGCCCTGTGCGTTGCCCGGCCGGACCGCTCCCTCAAATACGCGCTGATTTGTGCGGTCGGATCCATTCTCGGCGGGTGCCTGGGATACCTGATCGGCTGGCAGTTCATGGCCTCGATCGGCAGCCGCATTGTCGAATTCTACGGACTGTCGGACAAGGTGGCCTATATCGAAACGCTGTATAACACCTACGATGCCTGGGCCGTGGGCATTGCCGGCTTCACCCCCATTCCCTACAAAGTGTTCACCATCGCCGCCGGCATGTTCAAGATCGATTTCACCGTTTTCATCCTGGCGTCCGCGGTTTCCCGGTCGGCACGGTTCTTTCTCGTCGGCGGATTGATTTACCTCTTCGGACCGCGCATCCAGCGTTTCATCGACCGCTATTTCAACTTGCTGGCGATTGTTTTTACCGTTCTCCTGGTGGGCAGTTTCATCCTGATCAAATACCTTTTTTAG
- a CDS encoding LysM peptidoglycan-binding domain-containing protein has protein sequence MRVIERFPVVSVFRCLLLALAVQLLFTVPDGHGAMLYKDYVVRYDRGWDILCDPYQVQRGDWVLKIFRQKGEIAHEDFREFLGIFQRLNPHVKDIDRIRPGQVVDIPLKKLTQGTLPGQSSGMVTIPFVMINNPKEMIKKSTRTYTVKRGDTVSKLIANRFGGRYGNLTYRQGIELFKSANPHIKDIDRIYAGQKIYMPDPSIREKNWYSNLFDKDGNLVEKMPEAAASEAAEKPRPAAAAAQRPPVAQPEDAGPAGEAASIIGGRLLNKGTYFFPMKQGRDFELDLSRYPMIDMGNGSKVVLTSQDKVMNVDLPLIQSYWEDVKVVKVSENASSREIIEAVFAALSDATATNQLSFEDGAVTIRINAKWIRTETSADGQVPRHTCITPIANPSQQTHDAIVRYLNQNDIILNELISDAGRTQPQHFPVNAPDDAGTIDGSSQKTLIASFAASMGFRYSPNTGISFPYAGIQVQAQSNLLSFGNGREVLVDFGDLYGDAVEAIRKTGLEILQIPVDAGTVEIIQHVMDAAGTAHTAGPVFYGAERPAEFNTAITIDGILIPMNNGENRLFAERPIPQLIEMFLRDRGIRPFRIQGKAQ, from the coding sequence ATGCGCGTTATCGAACGATTCCCGGTTGTGAGCGTTTTTCGGTGTCTGCTTTTGGCATTGGCGGTCCAACTCCTCTTTACGGTCCCCGACGGCCATGGCGCCATGCTTTACAAGGACTATGTCGTGCGCTACGACCGGGGCTGGGACATCCTCTGCGATCCCTACCAGGTCCAGCGGGGAGACTGGGTCCTCAAAATTTTCCGGCAAAAAGGGGAAATCGCCCATGAAGACTTCCGGGAGTTTCTGGGCATCTTCCAGCGCCTCAATCCCCACGTGAAGGATATCGACCGCATCCGCCCGGGCCAGGTGGTGGACATCCCCTTGAAAAAACTGACCCAGGGCACCCTCCCCGGCCAGTCCTCGGGCATGGTCACCATCCCCTTCGTAATGATCAACAATCCCAAGGAGATGATCAAAAAGAGCACCCGGACCTATACCGTCAAACGGGGCGACACGGTTTCCAAGCTGATCGCCAACCGTTTCGGCGGGCGCTACGGCAACCTTACCTATCGCCAGGGGATCGAATTATTCAAATCCGCCAACCCCCATATCAAGGACATTGACCGGATTTATGCCGGCCAGAAGATCTACATGCCGGATCCCTCCATCCGGGAGAAAAACTGGTACAGCAACCTGTTCGACAAGGACGGCAATCTGGTCGAAAAAATGCCCGAAGCCGCCGCGTCCGAAGCCGCCGAGAAGCCCCGGCCCGCTGCCGCCGCTGCCCAGAGGCCTCCCGTCGCACAGCCTGAGGACGCCGGACCTGCCGGCGAGGCGGCATCGATTATCGGAGGACGCCTGTTGAACAAGGGGACCTATTTTTTCCCCATGAAGCAGGGGCGGGATTTCGAACTCGATCTTTCCCGCTACCCGATGATCGATATGGGCAACGGCTCCAAAGTGGTCCTGACCTCCCAGGATAAGGTCATGAATGTGGATCTGCCGCTGATCCAGTCCTACTGGGAGGATGTCAAAGTGGTCAAGGTAAGCGAAAACGCCTCGTCCCGGGAAATCATCGAAGCGGTTTTCGCCGCCCTTTCCGATGCGACCGCAACCAACCAGCTCTCTTTCGAAGACGGGGCTGTTACCATCCGGATCAACGCCAAATGGATCCGGACCGAAACCTCCGCCGACGGGCAGGTGCCCCGTCACACCTGCATTACGCCAATCGCAAACCCGTCCCAGCAAACCCATGACGCCATTGTCCGCTACCTGAACCAGAATGACATTATCCTGAATGAATTGATCTCCGATGCTGGCCGGACCCAACCGCAACATTTTCCTGTTAACGCGCCGGACGATGCCGGAACCATCGACGGTTCCAGCCAGAAAACGCTGATCGCATCCTTTGCCGCGAGCATGGGTTTTCGCTACTCGCCCAATACGGGCATCAGCTTTCCTTACGCCGGCATCCAGGTCCAGGCCCAGTCCAATCTTCTCTCTTTTGGAAACGGCAGGGAAGTCCTCGTCGACTTCGGCGACCTTTACGGTGATGCGGTGGAGGCCATCCGAAAAACGGGGCTGGAAATTCTCCAAATTCCGGTTGATGCCGGCACGGTGGAAATCATCCAGCATGTGATGGATGCTGCGGGAACGGCGCATACCGCCGGTCCTGTTTTTTACGGCGCCGAGCGGCCCGCTGAATTCAACACGGCCATTACCATCGACGGCATCCTCATCCCCATGAACAACGGAGAAAATCGACTGTTTGCCGAGCGGCCGATTCCCCAACTGATCGAAATGTTCCTTCGGGACCGGGGCATCCGCCCATTCCGGATCCAAGGAAAAGCGCAATAG
- a CDS encoding tetratricopeptide repeat protein has translation MNHCPTRVILLLLCVAVFSSACASTSAISPQDKKKADAARDLGEAYFREKQYTAALGELLKAEKLNPNDPALHNDLGLVYMAKEKYDLAATHFQKAVELNPEYTLAKNNLGSVYLARKEWDKAIAVLEPVTKDMLYATPHYPLSNLGWAYYNKGDYDKARQYLEEALALKPDFAIARLNLARTFMATGRLLQARTLLEKIASESPKNPVVLLELGKTYRLLGDYNNARLALRGAIEFTEDSNLALEASEELRKLY, from the coding sequence ATGAACCATTGTCCAACGCGGGTAATTCTTTTGCTTTTATGTGTGGCGGTTTTCAGTTCCGCCTGCGCATCGACGAGCGCCATCTCTCCCCAGGACAAAAAAAAGGCCGACGCCGCAAGGGATCTGGGTGAAGCCTATTTCCGAGAGAAACAATACACGGCCGCGCTGGGGGAACTGCTCAAGGCGGAAAAGCTAAACCCCAATGACCCGGCCCTGCACAACGACCTCGGCTTGGTTTACATGGCCAAAGAGAAGTACGATCTGGCTGCAACTCATTTCCAGAAAGCGGTGGAACTGAATCCCGAATATACCCTGGCCAAAAACAACCTGGGCAGTGTCTATCTGGCCCGCAAAGAGTGGGATAAAGCCATTGCGGTACTCGAACCGGTAACAAAAGACATGCTTTACGCCACGCCGCACTATCCATTGTCCAATCTGGGCTGGGCCTATTACAACAAGGGCGACTACGACAAAGCCCGCCAGTATCTGGAAGAGGCCCTGGCGTTAAAGCCGGATTTTGCTATCGCCAGGTTGAACCTGGCCCGAACCTTCATGGCTACCGGCAGGTTGCTTCAGGCGCGGACCCTGCTTGAAAAAATCGCCTCGGAAAGTCCGAAAAACCCGGTCGTTCTGCTGGAATTGGGCAAGACCTACCGCCTTTTGGGCGATTACAACAATGCCAGGCTGGCGTTGAGAGGGGCCATCGAATTTACCGAAGATTCGAATCTTGCCTTAGAAGCGTCCGAGGAGTTGAGAAAACTGTATTAA